In the Cerasicoccus sp. TK19100 genome, TCCTTTCGCAGGAACTGGCAACGGGGACTACCACGGTTTCTATTGGCCAATAGGTAGAGAAAATAGCGAACCCATAGTTGCTTACAGTAGCCATGATGCATTTGCACTAATTCCTGAATATGGCGACATGCTTGCGGCAGCTAGGTGCCAAATAGCACAAAGCGAGGATCAAATGCCGCTGGACCCATTTGCTACTGCAATGGATATAGCAGGAATAGATCTCCCTACAGGTTTTGACATAGCGTCCATTGCCTCAAGCGACCATCAATCCTTCCTCAAACTCGATATCGATTCGCCATTTAGGAACTGTGCTGTGGCTGATATGCACGTGATGGAGGGCGATTTGGAGAAAGCGGAGGCACTTTATAAAAAGGCAATATCTTTACTGCCAGAATATGGCGCAGCACATTTCGGACTTGGATATTTATTACGTCGGTCAAGAAGGCATAGTGAAGCCGCAATACATCTGCGCTTAGCATTAATCTGTCCGCTTGTATTCTGGGGAGGAAGCTTCTGGGCTGAACATATTTTACCAGGATCCTTCCGGAATGATTGGGCGAGAAAGTCATTATTGTGGGTTAAAGGTATCAAGGAACCACATGAATCGCTAAAGGACGATCCGTTCCTAGAACGAATTCATGAGCTCAAACTCGAGACAGGAGTCGTCGAATGCGCAGACATGGATATTCTAAGCGAGTTAGTCGTTGAATACACTTCTCGAGGTCAGCACCTCGACGCGTTGATGATATGGATGAATCGGGCAGATCGAGCTGCCATGGAAACGACATCATTTCGTAAGCGATATAACATCACTCCATCAAGCTACGCTGAAACACTTAGTAGATTACTAAGGAACGCTAGTTGTGATAGGAGGGCCGAGTTGCTTGCGGATATGTTGAACAAGCTAGCCAATCCAAACGCTCTGCACCTCTAGTCTTATTAATCATGCGCCTCAGCCAAACGCTTTAGTTTGCCTTGCACAATGACGCGGCATCCAATCCGCGCATGCCCGATCTCTACCTCTCCGAGCCCTACCTCCAATCAATTCGCCAACGCATCGCTGACAAAGATCCGACCATCATGCCAGCAGCGTGGAAACACTGGCAGCACGAGGCGGATACTGTGGCCATGGTGGAGGCGCCGATCCGCATCGGCGACAACGGCGGCTACCGGGATTTTCGCAGCGATGTAACCTACGTTAAAGACGGTGTCATTCACCCCGAGGCCAACCACGAGAGCGTCCCACCTGCTCAACAAGCTCAGCCAGCGCACGCTGAGCCTCTCCTATCGCCTGAGCGGCGATACCCGATACGCCGAGCGCGCGCTGGAGTGGATTCACCGCTGGTGCATCGATCAGGACAGCTACATGTTTCCCGATGGCATCGTGGTTGCGCCGTTCACGCCCGGGCTTCGGCCCGGTGGCGATGTGGGCATATTCCTGCGCGGGGCCGAGGGCAAATCCGCCAAGCTCGCCGTCGACTATTGCTTAAATGGCCTGCTGGACATCGAGAACTGGCCCTTCGAGCTGATTAAGCCGATTGAGCAGGAGATCAGCGCGCACCCACCCGCGTTTCTCAAAATCGCCCAACGCCAATGGGGCGACGCCCGCTACCAACAGGTGCAGGAAAAATATTGGCCGGAGACACAGCACCTCGGCGAGGGTGCGTTGTTGTTTGGCTGATGCGGTAAGCGAGAGGTAGGGCGTCCGCGTCTTCATTTAAAACGTAGGGCTCGCGCTTGCGCGATGCCGCAGTCGCTCAAGCCTTACTGTCGGGCCACCTATTGCGGCATCGCGCAAGCGCGAGCCCTACATTTAAAAAGACACATGCGGCTTTTCAAAAACAACACTACTGTTGTTGCTCCGACACAGCAGGCTGTGTTGCTCCAACATAGCCACTGTTGTTTCCTAAACACAGCCACTGTTGTTTTGAAAAAGAAGCACTAGGCTTTTCGGAAAAGAAGCATAGGGCTTTTTGAAAACATAGCATTGGGCTTTTTGAACCAAAAACAGCTGGCTGCGAAAACACCCGTAGCATAGGCGTCCCGCCTGTGCCCGATTCAACGATTCTGAAACGCTACAACTCTTGATTGCGTAAGGCACAGGCGGGACGCCTATGCTACGTGGCGGCGGTGACGACGCACCGCCCTCCAGCTCAGCCGACTA is a window encoding:
- a CDS encoding alginate lyase family protein codes for the protein MSFTPRPTTRASHLLNKLSQRTLSLSYRLSGDTRYAERALEWIHRWCIDQDSYMFPDGIVVAPFTPGLRPGGDVGIFLRGAEGKSAKLAVDYCLNGLLDIENWPFELIKPIEQEISAHPPAFLKIAQRQWGDARYQQVQEKYWPETQHLGEGALLFG